The Chloroflexota bacterium region GTAGGCGGCCACGACCCGGACGCCGTACCATATGCCGCGCAGGTCACCCATCGTCCAGGTCCCGTCCGCGCACCGCTTCCATAAATACCTCGGAGAGCGACGGCCGGGTGTAGGCAAATTCAATCACCCGTCCGGCCTCCAGCGCCGCCGCGAGCGCGGATTCCAGGTCCAGGTCCGCGCCGACCCGCAGGCCCACCGCTCCCTCGTCGGCGGCCACCAGCTCAGCGCCGGCTATCCGGCCCCACCAGCGCCCGGCCGGTTCAGCCAGCTCGACCCGCAGGCGCCGGTAGGCCGATGCGGATCGGATCCGATCGACCGGGCCGAATCGAAGCAGGTGGCCGGCGTCAACGATCGCAACGTCGTCTACCAGGTCCTGGACCAGGTCGAGCTGGTGGGACGAGAAGATCACCACCGCGCCGGCGGCGGCGCGATCGCGCACCAGTTCGGAAAGCGTTTCGGTGGCCAGCGGATCGAGTCCGGCGAACGGTTCGTCCAGGACCACCAGCTCGGGGTCGTGCAGCAGGGCCGCGGCCAGCTGAATCCGCTGCTGGTTGCCGTTGGAGAGGTTCTCGAGCGGGGTATCCGAACGGTCGGCCAGCCCCAGCCGCGCCAGCCAGTCGCCGGCCGCGGCGGCGGCCGACTCGCGGTCCATTCCGCGCAGCCGGCCCAGGTAGATTAGCTGCTCGCCCACCTTGGCGCGCGGATAGAGGCCGCGGTTCTCCGGCATGTAGCCGAAGCGCTGCAGCTGCCGCCGGCCGATCGGCCGATCCCGCCAGGTGACCCGGCCCCGGTCCAGGGACACAAGGTCGAAGATCGCGCGCATCGCGGTGGTCTTGCCGGACCCGTTCGGTCCCAGCAGCCCGAGGACTCTCCCGGCGCCGGCCTCGAGGTCCACGCCGCGCAGGGCGTGGATCCGGCCGAACCGCTTGTGCGCGTGTTCGATCCTGAGCATGCTGGACCGCCGCCGAATGCCCGGTTAGAAGGAGAAGGTTCTCGGCACCGGGTTGGTCCGGGCATAGGCCTGCGCGTCGTAGGCCTCGCGCAACAGCCGCTGCAGGACCGCGGCGTGTGCGGGGTCGCGCGAGAGGTCCTCGTGCTCCCAGGGGTCGGACTCCAGGTCGTAGAGCTCGCACACGTCCTTGCCGTGGTAGGTGACCAGCTTCCAGCGGCGGGTGCGGTACATGGTCGCGTGGGTCTGGTCGGCGTGGTTGATCGCCCCGTAGAACTCGGTCCGAACGTAGTCGCGATGGTCGCGTCCATCGTCCGCGCCCTCAAGCACCGGCAGCAGCGACTTGCCCTGCACGTGATAGGGGACCTCCATCCCCAGCGCCTCGTAGAGGGTGGGGACCAGGTCGGTCAGCTCGACCAGGCCTTCGCAGATCTTGTCCCCGGCGAAGCGGCCCGGCCAGGAGATCATCAGCGGCACGCGGACCAGGCCCTCGAAGAATCGGCAGCCCTTGAGGATCATGCCGTGGTCGCAGAGCGCCTCGCCGTGATCGGAGGTGAAGATCACGATCGTGTTATCGCGCTCGCCGATTGCTTCCAGGTGGTCCAGCAGGCGGCCGAATTCGTGATCGATCTGCTCGATCATGGCGTAGTAGGAAGCCTGGACCTTGCGGTGGTCCCATTCGCGTGGATGCTTTGGCTTGGACTGGAAATCGATCCCTGCGTCGACCAGACGCTGCTGGTGGGCGATGTCCGATTCGCGGAAGTGGGCACCCGGGAGCTCGTCCGGATCGTAGCGCCGGTAGTACTCGTAGGGGGCGTCGAACGGCGCGTGGGGATCGAACGGGTTCAACGTCAGCATCCAGGGCTGGTCGACGTTGCGGTTGGCGTTGATGAATTCGATCCCTTTTTCGGTGCACCAATGGGTCTGGTGCAGGTGAGGGGGAACGTTGTCGGCTTCGGCGGTCGGCTCGAAAAGGCCTCCGAAAGACTTGACTTCGGCACCGCGCCGGTAACTGGCCTGGCCGCCCCAATCGCCGGGTATCAACCCGGCCGGATCGCTGCCTTGCAAACGGATCCAGTCGGCATAGTCGTGGAAAGGCAGGTCCGGGCCCTTGTGCGAGTGCGAATACTGGAAGTAGCGGTAGCCGTCGTCGGTACGCTGCTCGGCGCCGCCGCCGGCGCCGGCCAGGTGCAGCTTGCCGACGTTGCCGACGTCGAAGCCCTCCCCGGCCAGCACCCGCGTGATCAGGCGAGAGGAGTGTTCCGGCGGAAAGTAGGGATTACCGTTGCCCAGAACCCCGAGCGCGCTCGGGTACATGCCGGTGAGAAAACTGGCCCGGCTGGGAGTGCAAATCTGGGTCTGGCAATGCGCGTGGGTGAACGTGACCGCAGTGTCCATGAACCGTTTCAACCGCGGCGTGTGTATGTGTTCGTTGTTGAGTCCTTCGATGGTGTCGAAGCGCTGCTGATCGGAGCAATACCAGAGGATGTTGGGGCGCTTGGGCATACGGAAACCGATCGGGGTCAGGGTCGCCACCGATTTTGGCTTTTTGGGCCGGGGGTTCGGCGCGAGGCGAGAATTTGGGCCAGTCAAATTGGCTTTTCACTCTTGGTCCGGCACCTGAGCAGGGCGGTTCGCCAATAGAGATCATCGTCGGCGTCACCCTGGCGCTGTTGCTAATTGCCGTCAATGGCGTGTACGCCGGAGCCCAGTTCGCACTCATCGCGGTGAACCGCTACCGCATTGAGCAGCGTGCCGAAGACGGTGACCGCCGCGCCGGCAGCGCCACCGCGCGACTTCGCAACCTGGCCTACGAACTCTCCGGGGCCCAGCTCGGCATCACCGTGACTTCGCTGGCGCTTGGGTTCGTCGCCGAACTGCTTTTTGCCCCTGCGCTCGAGAAATATCTCGGCGAGGCCGGAATCGGCGCCGGTTCCGGGGCCACCTTCGCGATCGGGTCGCTGGCCGTGCTGGTGCTGCTTTCATTCATTCAGATGGTCATGGGCGAACTGGTGCCGAAGAACTTCGCCCTGGCCCGGCCAGTGCAGATGACGTTGCTGCTGGCCCCGCTGCTGGGCCTGTCGAACCGCCTGACCCGGCCGCTGGTTTGGCTGCTGAACTACCTGGCCAATTTGTGCATTCGGGTGGTCGGGATGGAGCCATCCGATGAGCTGGCCGGGGTCCGCAATTCCGCCGACCTGCTGCGGGCGATCCGCTGGTCCTCGCGGGCCGGCTCGCTGCCCTCTAGCACGTCTCGTTTCGCCGAGGCGGTGGTGGCCTTTGACTCGCTGCTGGTGCGGGATGTTTTCACCCCGCGCAGCAATGTCATTTCGCTCCCCGACAATGCCACGATGGCCGACTTGGCTCGGGTCGTGAGCCAGCACGGCGTGGCGCGCATACCGGTGCTGATGCGGGGCAGCGAAGAAGTCCTTGGGGTTGTAACGGCAAGGGCGTTGCTTTCGATCGCCCGCCACGACCTGGCCAGTTTTCCGGTCCGTCTCTACATGCAGCCGATCCTGGCGACCCCGCCGACCGCGCCCGTCTACTCGGTCCTGCTGCGAATGCGTCGCCAGCAGAACCCGATGGCCGTGGCCTTGGACGAACACGGCGTCATGGCCGGCGTCCTGACCATCGAGGACGCGCTGCTGCCGCTGCTCATCGGGCGCGCCGGTTCCTCGGACGGACTGGCCCGACGAACCGTCCGCCTGGACGGGTTGGCGACGGCTTTGGAGTGCGAACAGGCGGCCGGTTTCACCCTTCCGCCCGGTCCCTACGAGACCCTGGCCGGGTTCCTGCTAATGGAATTCCAGCGCATTCCGGCGGCCGGCGACGTCCTCGAATACCGCGCCTGGCGATTCGAGGTGCTGGCCACCAACGGAATGCAGATCACAAGGGTGGCGGTGACTCCGCCGGTGGCGCCGTGATCGACCCGATCCTGGCCCTGGTCCTGGCGGCGGCGCTGCTTTG contains the following coding sequences:
- a CDS encoding ATP-binding cassette domain-containing protein; the protein is MLRIEHAHKRFGRIHALRGVDLEAGAGRVLGLLGPNGSGKTTAMRAIFDLVSLDRGRVTWRDRPIGRRQLQRFGYMPENRGLYPRAKVGEQLIYLGRLRGMDRESAAAAAGDWLARLGLADRSDTPLENLSNGNQQRIQLAAALLHDPELVVLDEPFAGLDPLATETLSELVRDRAAAGAVVIFSSHQLDLVQDLVDDVAIVDAGHLLRFGPVDRIRSASAYRRLRVELAEPAGRWWGRIAGAELVAADEGAVGLRVGADLDLESALAAALEAGRVIEFAYTRPSLSEVFMEAVRGRDLDDG
- a CDS encoding sulfatase-like hydrolase/transferase — encoded protein: MPKRPNILWYCSDQQRFDTIEGLNNEHIHTPRLKRFMDTAVTFTHAHCQTQICTPSRASFLTGMYPSALGVLGNGNPYFPPEHSSRLITRVLAGEGFDVGNVGKLHLAGAGGGAEQRTDDGYRYFQYSHSHKGPDLPFHDYADWIRLQGSDPAGLIPGDWGGQASYRRGAEVKSFGGLFEPTAEADNVPPHLHQTHWCTEKGIEFINANRNVDQPWMLTLNPFDPHAPFDAPYEYYRRYDPDELPGAHFRESDIAHQQRLVDAGIDFQSKPKHPREWDHRKVQASYYAMIEQIDHEFGRLLDHLEAIGERDNTIVIFTSDHGEALCDHGMILKGCRFFEGLVRVPLMISWPGRFAGDKICEGLVELTDLVPTLYEALGMEVPYHVQGKSLLPVLEGADDGRDHRDYVRTEFYGAINHADQTHATMYRTRRWKLVTYHGKDVCELYDLESDPWEHEDLSRDPAHAAVLQRLLREAYDAQAYARTNPVPRTFSF
- a CDS encoding HlyC/CorC family transporter, with product MGQSNWLFTLGPAPEQGGSPIEIIVGVTLALLLIAVNGVYAGAQFALIAVNRYRIEQRAEDGDRRAGSATARLRNLAYELSGAQLGITVTSLALGFVAELLFAPALEKYLGEAGIGAGSGATFAIGSLAVLVLLSFIQMVMGELVPKNFALARPVQMTLLLAPLLGLSNRLTRPLVWLLNYLANLCIRVVGMEPSDELAGVRNSADLLRAIRWSSRAGSLPSSTSRFAEAVVAFDSLLVRDVFTPRSNVISLPDNATMADLARVVSQHGVARIPVLMRGSEEVLGVVTARALLSIARHDLASFPVRLYMQPILATPPTAPVYSVLLRMRRQQNPMAVALDEHGVMAGVLTIEDALLPLLIGRAGSSDGLARRTVRLDGLATALECEQAAGFTLPPGPYETLAGFLLMEFQRIPAAGDVLEYRAWRFEVLATNGMQITRVAVTPPVAP